In Dioscorea cayenensis subsp. rotundata cultivar TDr96_F1 chromosome 11, TDr96_F1_v2_PseudoChromosome.rev07_lg8_w22 25.fasta, whole genome shotgun sequence, a single genomic region encodes these proteins:
- the LOC120271630 gene encoding uncharacterized protein At2g29880-like: protein MANQEKTDTRAKWNENHRAHLVKLLGDYNVPAYRSQNGWTKEAWNRILRDMVMKFPNLKCTVVQVKALEKELKKIYKLLKGFTELSGFGWDYEKNMVEATEEVWAPLLERNKEARRWHQKPFPYFTALQEIYEGRYAEGRRSRDVDYYANVPMDTPSPSIPAPNDPIQSLSTPEIEIEDPDFAHVEPPCSQPNISQPQNSCYTSRQRLGDEVQRRKKDRKRKNVQESFLEQYIDMRRAETDRYIDAMKKNQVEEKYTIGECMAAFNVLCDQFPDEDFVKITTLFKDKDNREIFLSLISEERKVLWIRQMIN from the exons atggcaaatcaagagaagaccGACACAAGGgccaaatggaatgaaaatcataGGGCTCATCTAGTGAAATTATTAGGTGATTATAATGTTCCCGCGTACCGctcacaaaatggatggactaaagaggcatggaatAGAATATTGCGTGACATGGTAATGAAATTCCCTAATTTAAAATGCACTGTTGTACAAGTTAAAGCACTAGAGAaagagttgaaaaaaatttacaagcttTTGAAGGGTTTTACCGAATTGAGTGGTtttggatgggattatgaaaaaaatatggtcgAAGCCACTGAAGaagtttgggcaccactacttgag agaaataaagaagctaGAAGATGGCATCAAAAACCCTTTCCATATTTCACGGCATTGCAGGAGATTTATGAGG GGAGATATGCAGAAGGAAGACGCTCTCGTGATGTAGACTATTATGCAAATGTGCCAATGGACACTCCATCTCCAAGCATTCCGGCTCCAAATGATCCCATCCAATCATTGTCTACACCCGAAATAGAGATAGAGGATCCTGATTTTGCACATGTGGAGCCTCCATGCagtcaaccaaatatttcacaACCCCAAAACTCATGTTATACAAGCCGGCAAAGGTTAGGGGATGAAgtgcaaagaaggaaaaaggaccGAAAGCGAAAAAATGTTCAAGAGTCATTcttagaacaatatatagatatgcgTCGAGCTGAGACGGATAGATACATTGATGCTATGAAAAAAAACCAGGTAGAGGAGAAGTACACCATTGGAGAATGCATGGCGGCATTTAATGTGTTGTGTGATCAATTTCCAGAtgaagattttgttaaaattacaacattgtttaaagataaGGATAATCGTGAAATCTTCTTGAGTCTCATCAGTGAAGAACGGAAAGTGTTATGGATTCggcaaatgattaattaa
- the LOC120272018 gene encoding uncharacterized protein LOC120272018, which produces MDPQSFIRLSIGSLGLRMPVTSSKTVQGTVHATSASCLCEFRLRGFPIQTTQVPLISSPEINPDSQSNLTIFYLEESDVKALMTPGCFQGPDAYLEIVVYMGRKGSHCGVTSRKHQIGNFRVLVGPEWGEGKAVLLHNGWINLGKHKLGKPGLELHLKVKLDPDPRYVFHFEDETGLSPQIVQLKGAIKQPIFSCKFIRDRRASQTDQMGNYWQNENEADQEAERRERKGWKVMIHDLSGSAVAAAFMATPFVPATGFDRVAKSNPGAWLIVRPDPVGPAESWLPWGRLEAWREIGHRDFVCLRLHLLPEGQEAGVLVSDVMISADKGGEFFIDMNRQTPVGAPVPSPQNIGDDLAAALSGPIDGGFVMNCRVQGEGKGSKPLVQLAVKHVTCVEDAAIFMALAAAVDLSIQACKPFRRKAKKLTRQSS; this is translated from the exons ATGGATCCCCAATCTTTCATCAGACTTTCCATTGGATCTCTGGGCTTGAGAATGCCTGTGACATCTTCAAAGACAGTGCAAGGCACTGTTCATGCAACTTCTGCTTCATGCCTGTGTGAGTTCCGTCTTCGAGGTTTCCCAATTCAGACCACTCAAGTTCCCTTGATTTCTTCTCCCGAAATCAATCCAGACTCTCAAAGCAATCTGACAATCTTCTATCTTGAAGAATCTGATGTAAAAGCATTGATGACACCAGGATGTTTTCAGGGCCCTGATGCATATCTTGAGATTGTAGTTTACATGGGAAGGAAAGGATCTCATTGTGGTGTCACCAGCAGAAAGCATCAGATTGGTAATTTCAGAGTACTTGTGGGTCCTGAGTGGGGTGAAGGGAAGGCAGTGCTACTTCACAATGGGTGGATAAACCTTGGAAAACACAAGTTGGGCAAACCTGGACTGGAGCTGCATTTGAAGGTGAAGCTAGATCCAGACCCTCGATATGTTTTCCACTTTGAAGATGAAACGGGCTTGAGTCCTCAAATAGTTCAGCTTAAAGGTGCCATCAAGCAACCTATATTCAGTTGCAAGTTCATCCGGGACCGACG GGCATCTCAAACCGATCAGATGGGCAATTACTGGCAGAATGAAAATGAGGCAGACCAGGAAGcagaaagaagagaaaggaaggGTTGGAAGGTGATGATCCATGACCTTTCAGGCTCTGCTGTTGCTGCAGCCTTCATGGCAACTCCATTTGTGCCTGCCACCGGCTTTGATCGAGTTGCGAAGTCCAACCCAGGAGCCTGGCTCATCGTCCGGCCAGACCCTGTTGGGCCGGCTGAGAGCTGGCTACCATGGGGCCGACTTGAGGCATGGCGAGAGATTGGACACAGAGACTTTGTTTGTCTGCGGCTCCACCTACTTCCAGAAGGACAAGAGGCAGGCGTTCTAGTGTCAGACGTCATGATTAGTGCGGACAAGGGAGGGGAATTCTTCATTGATATGAATAGGCAGACTCCGGTGGGTGCACCTGTCCCAAGCCCTCAGAATATTGGAGATGACTTGGCTGCTGCCCTTAGTGGGCCCATTGATGGCGGCTTTGTGATGAATTGTAGGGTGCAAGGTGAAGGGAAGGGCAGCAAGCCATTGGTGCAGCTTGCAGTAAAGCATGTCACTTGTGTTGAGGATGCTGCAATCTTCATGGCACTTGCAGCTGCAGTCGATCTGAGCATTCAGGCTTGCAAGCCCTTTCGGAGGAAGGCTAAGAAATTAACTCGACAATCTTCCTGA